In Paenibacillus guangzhouensis, a single window of DNA contains:
- a CDS encoding metal ABC transporter solute-binding protein, Zn/Mn family, which yields MQTRLSVKKAPLRRLIMMVVVLSAAIALTACGNNDGNKDGGTDGKLNIVATIGMIGDVTAQVGGDHVTVTSLMGPGVDPHLYKASQGDMKKLDGADIVFYNGLHLEGKMVDILEKMSSHKTTVAVSKTIPEAELLSDPVATDSHDPHIWFNVQNWMKATEVIRDSLIEADSANAEDYRKNAEAYLLKLKETDGYARERIGQIPEAHRILVTAHDAFHYFGKAYNIQVMGLQGISTASEYGSKDVSDLRDYLVEHQIKAVFVESSVSTKAIEAVIEGAKKKGHTVEIGGELFSDAMGQPGTKEGTYIGMVRHNVDVIVKALK from the coding sequence ATGCAAACGAGATTATCCGTAAAGAAGGCGCCGCTTAGGCGGTTGATTATGATGGTGGTGGTGCTCAGTGCTGCAATTGCCCTCACGGCATGCGGCAATAACGATGGGAACAAAGACGGAGGCACTGACGGAAAATTAAACATCGTAGCAACGATCGGCATGATCGGCGATGTGACGGCGCAAGTCGGCGGAGATCATGTGACGGTGACATCGTTAATGGGACCGGGCGTTGACCCGCATCTATACAAGGCCTCGCAAGGGGATATGAAGAAGCTGGACGGCGCAGACATCGTGTTCTACAACGGTCTGCATCTCGAAGGGAAGATGGTCGACATTCTGGAGAAAATGAGCTCTCATAAGACAACGGTGGCTGTCTCAAAGACAATTCCTGAAGCAGAGCTCTTATCGGATCCGGTAGCAACCGATTCCCATGACCCGCATATTTGGTTCAACGTACAGAATTGGATGAAGGCAACGGAAGTCATTCGCGATTCGCTAATCGAAGCGGATAGTGCCAATGCCGAGGATTATCGTAAGAATGCAGAAGCGTATTTGCTGAAGTTAAAAGAGACGGATGGTTATGCGCGTGAACGGATTGGCCAGATTCCGGAGGCGCATCGCATTTTGGTGACGGCGCATGATGCATTCCACTATTTTGGAAAAGCCTATAACATTCAGGTGATGGGGCTGCAGGGGATTAGTACCGCATCGGAATATGGCAGCAAAGACGTGAGCGATCTGCGAGATTACCTGGTAGAGCATCAGATTAAGGCCGTGTTCGTGGAGTCCAGTGTATCCACGAAAGCGATCGAAGCGGTGATTGAAGGCGCGAAGAAGAAAGGACATACCGTCGAGATTGGCGGTGAGTTGTTCTCGGATGCGATGGGGCAACCCGGAACGAAGGAAGGCACGTACATCGGAATGGTCCGTCATAACGTGGATGTTATTGTGAAGGCGTTGAAATAG
- a CDS encoding nitroreductase family protein: protein MSTQVEQQQDFFKVLHERHSVRYYDPAVKISKQEIEELLQEAILAPSSSNLQPWRFLVIDDQDLKEKLLPIAYNQQQVVDAAAVIAVFGDMNWYHEGEKIYSRSVEAGHMSEDVKKQMMATVENGYDRMDEARKKKIVHIDGGLISMQLMLAARAKGYDTVPMGGYDAAKFNEMFDVPAHYENIMLIALGKAAKPGHPTVRLSVDEVTRWNSMK, encoded by the coding sequence ATGTCAACGCAAGTCGAACAGCAACAGGATTTTTTCAAGGTGCTTCATGAACGCCATTCCGTACGTTATTATGATCCTGCCGTGAAAATCTCGAAGCAAGAGATTGAGGAGCTGCTGCAGGAAGCCATTCTTGCGCCTTCTTCAAGCAATCTTCAACCGTGGCGTTTTCTTGTAATCGATGATCAAGATTTAAAAGAAAAATTGCTGCCGATCGCATATAACCAGCAACAAGTGGTTGATGCGGCTGCGGTTATTGCTGTTTTTGGAGACATGAACTGGTACCATGAAGGGGAGAAAATTTACTCCAGATCTGTGGAAGCAGGCCATATGAGCGAAGACGTGAAAAAGCAAATGATGGCCACGGTGGAGAACGGATATGACCGTATGGATGAAGCGCGGAAGAAGAAAATTGTTCATATCGATGGCGGCCTGATCAGCATGCAGCTGATGCTGGCAGCTCGTGCAAAAGGGTATGATACGGTACCGATGGGCGGATATGATGCAGCGAAATTCAACGAGATGTTCGATGTTCCGGCGCATTATGAGAACATTATGTTGATTGCCTTAGGCAAAGCAGCGAAGCCAGGTCATCCGACTGTTCGTTTATCTGTCGATGAAGTGACGCGTTGGAACAGCATGAAATAA